From a region of the Gossypium raimondii isolate GPD5lz chromosome 10, ASM2569854v1, whole genome shotgun sequence genome:
- the LOC105778178 gene encoding 1-Cys peroxiredoxin has translation MPGLTIGDTVPNLEVETTHGTFKLHDYFNNGWTIIFSHPSDFTPVCTTELGKMAAYLPEFEKRGVKLLGFSCDDVQSHKEWIKDVEAYTPGCKVAYPIVADPKREIIKQLNMVDPNEKDSSGNELPSRALHIVGSDNKIKLSFLYPATTGRNMDEVMRAVDSLQKTSQYKVATPANWKQGEPVVISPSVPNEEAKKMFPQGFETKNLPSGKDYLRFTNV, from the exons atgccAGGCCTCACCATTGGAGACACAGTGCCCAACCTTGAAGTTGAAACCACCCACGGGACATTCAAGCTTCATGACTACTTCAACAATGGGTGGACCATCATTTTCTCTCATCCTT CTGATTTCACGCCTGTGTGTACGACGGAACTGGGGAAGATGGCGGCTTACCTGCCGGAGTTTGAAAAACGAGGGGTTAAGCTTCTAGGTTTCTCTTGCGATGATGTGCAGTCACACAAGGAGTGGATCAAAGATGTTGAAGCCTACACG CCTGGGTGCAAGGTGGCATACCCAATCGTGGCAGATCCCAAGAGAGAGATCATTAAGCAACTTAACATGGTGGACCCAAATGAAAAAGACTCTTCAGGGAACGAGCTCCCATCTAGAGCTCTGCATATCGTGGGCTCTGATAACAAG ATAAAGCTGAGCTTTCTGTATCCAGCAACCACAGGGCGAAACATGGATGAAGTGATGCGGGCAGTGGACTCACTGCAGAAGACATCGCAGTACAAAGTGGCGACACCGGCGAACTGGAAACAAGGGGAGCCGGTAGTGATTTCGCCATCGGTGCCCAACGAGGAAGCCAAAAAAATGTTCCCTCAAGGTTTTGAGACCAAAAACCTCCCATCAGGGAAGGATTACCTGCGCTTTACTAACGTCTGA
- the LOC105777170 gene encoding calmodulin-binding transcription activator 2 isoform X2 — MAQGRRYLPNQQLDLQQILQEAQHRWLRPVEVCEILGNYTKFRLSDKPPSRPSAGSLYLFDRKTIRYFRKDGHDWRKKKDGKTVREAHEKLKIGSVDVLHCYYAHGQFNENFQRRCYWMLDGQFEHIVFVHYREVKEGYRSGISCLLADPGSLSESLQTGSTPSPAHENSPAATIQVSPASTSKIGWNRKTLSSEFEDVDSGDDPSSDAPDQPIYGSKSCTASVEPEVAGFPESGRNPPGSWLGESNFNHNTVYGSSFWPGSHHLATNNISMLDHKLYVEQPTTSDFIIKEAQVRLHDVSDAVTCGDKLINDGDVQAVGEYPEKLIQELQGHDFNFIGLQSQNYSGPQKVVSTSMQNEKEPKGIDKNNDEPGELKKLDSFGRWMDKEIGGDCDDSLMASDSANYWSTLNTETDDKEVSSLSRHMQLDIDSLGPSLSQEQLFSIVDFSPDWAYSGVGTKVLLVGNFLKNKELPSAAKWGCMFGEIEVSAEVLTKNVIRCQVPSHVPGRVPFYITCSNRLACSEVREFEYREKPPGFSFFTAVKCTAQEEMHLQVCLAKLLHTGPGRKWLDCSVEECDKCKLKSSICSMGEASANDCIQSKEGLILNLLKQKLSQWLIQKVHEDGKGPLILDDKGHGVIHLAASLGYEWAMNPIVAAGISPNFRDAKGRTALHWASYFGREETVIALIKLGASPGAVDDPTPNFPGGRTAADLASSRGHKGIAGYLAEANLTTHLSSLTVNQNVVGNDAATKPAQEAIETPSEVAPSNRTLDDNCSLKGSLAAVRKSAHAAALIQAAFRTRSAHFRQLTKGNDDMSEISLELGILGSLNRLQKTCHFGDYLHTAASKIQQKYRGWKGRKEFLKIRNRIVKIQAHVRGHQVRRQYTKLVWSVGLVEKIILRWRRKGAGLRGFRVQTATNKTVAGIEIDDEYEFLQVGQQQKVDGIEKALARVKSMARDQEAREQYMRLTTKFGESKDSD, encoded by the exons ACTTGGCAACTACACCAAGTTTCGTTTATCAGACAAGCCACCTTCTAGGCCTTCAG CTGGATCTTTGTACCTGTTTGACCGGAAAACAATTCGGTACTTTCGTAAAGATGGTCATGATTGGAGGAAAAAGAAGGATGGAAAAACTGTCAGAGAAGCTCATGAAAAGTTGAag ATTGGAAGTGTGGATGTTCTTCACTGTTACTATGCACATGGTCAgtttaatgagaattttcagCGACGTTGCTACTGGATGCTTGATGG GCAGTTCGAGCATATTGTTTTTGTTCATTACAGAGAAGTAAAAGAG GGGTACAGGTCTGGAATCTCCTGTTTACTAGCGGATCCAGGATCACTGAGTGAAAGCCTGCAAACTGGTTCAACTCCTTCCCCAGCACATGAAAATTCACCTGCTGCTACTATTCAGGTATCTCCCGCATCAACCAGCAAAATTGGTTGGAACAGGAAAACATTATCTTCCGAATTTGAGGATGTTGACTCTGGGGATGATCCAAGTTCCGATGCTCCTGACCAACCCATATATGGTTCCAAGTCTTGTACTGCTTCAGTGGAGCCTGAAGTTGCTG GTTTTCCAGAATCAGGGAGGAATCCTCCTGGTTCATGGCTTGGAGAATCTAATTTTAATCACAACACTGTGTATGGGTCATCTTTCTGGCCTGGCAGCCATCACTTGGCCACCAATAACATTAGTATGCTAGATCATAAGCTCTATGTTGAACAGCCTACGACATCTGACTTTATAATTAAGGAAGCACAGGTGAGACTGCATGATGTCTCAGATGCTGTAACATGTGGAGATAAGTTAATCAATGATGGAGATGTCCAAGCAGTTGGAGAATATCCGGAGAAACTAATCCAG GAGCTACAGGGGCATGATTTCAATTTCATAGGTTTGCAGTCTCAGAATTATTCTGGTCCTCAAAAGGTAGTCTCCACTTCCATGCAAAATGAGAAGGAACCCAAAGGcattgataaaaataatgatgaaccAGGAGAGCTGAAAAAACTTGATAGCTTTGGAAGATGGATGGATAAAGAAATTGGTGGAGATTGTGATGATTCCTTGATGGCTTCTGACTCTGCCAATTATTGGAGTACACTTAACACTGAGACTGATGACAAGGAAGTATCCAGTTTATCACGCCATATGCAGTTGGATATTGATTCCTTGGGTCCTTCTCTTTCTCAGGAACAGTTATTTAGCATTGTTGATTTCTCACCTGACTGGGCATATTCAGGTGTTGGAACAAAG GTTTTACTTGTCGGAAATTTCTTGAAAAACAAGGAGCTTCCTAGTGCTGCCAAATGGGGCTGTATGTTTGGTGAAATTGAAGTTTCTGCTGAGGTTTTGACTAAAAATGTTATCCGTTGTCAAGTTCCTTCTCATGTGCCTGGACGTGTTCCATTTTATATCACCTGCAGCAACAGATTGGCGTGCAGTGAGGTAAGAGAGTTTGAATATCGTGAAAAGCCACctggattttcattttttacagCTGTTAAATGTACAGCACAAGAGGAAATGCACTTGCAAGTTTGTTTGGCAAAATTGTTACATACTGGCCCAGGGAGAAAGTGGTTGGATTGTTCTGTTGAGGAGTGTGATAAATGTAAGCTGAAAAGTAGCATATGTTCGATGGGAGAAGCAAGTGCAAATGATTGTATACAATCTAAAGAGGGTTTGATTCTGAATTTGCTAAAACAAAAACTTTCTCAGTGGCTGATACAGAAAGTCCATGAAGATGGCAAAGGTCCACTGATTCTGGATGACAAAGGTCATGGAGTTATACATTTGGCTGCTTCTCTTGGTTATGAGTGGGCAATGAACCCTATAGTTGCTGCAGGCATAAGTCCTAATTTTAGAGATGCAAAAGGTAGAACGGCGCTTCACTGGGCATCATATTTTGGAAG AGAAGAGACTGTCATTGCACTTATTAAGCTAGGTGCTTCTCCTGGTGCTGTTGATGATCCTACACCAAATTTCCCTGGTGGAAGAACGGCTGCTGACTTAGCATCAAGTAGAGGGCACAAAGGAATAGCAGGATACCTGGCTGAAGCTAATTTGACCACCCATCTTTCTTCATTGACCGTTAACCAAAATGTGGTAGGCAATGATGCTGCAACTAAACCAGCACAAGAGGCCATTGAGACTCCTTCTGAAGTTGCTCCGTCTAATAGGACATTAGATGACAATTGCTCATTGAAAGGGTCCCTTGCTGCTGTTAGAAAATCAGCTCATGCAGCTGCTCTGATCCAAGCTGCTTTTCGCACTCGCTCAGCCCATTTCAGACAATTAACTAAAGGCAATGATGATATGTCCGAAATATCACTTGAATTAGGTATTCTTGGGTCTTTGAACAGGCTTCAGAAGACATGTCATTTTGGAGACTATTTGCACACTGCAGCTTCAAAGATCCAACAGAAGTATCGTGGCTGGAAAGGAAGGAAGGAATTTTTGAAGATACGAAATCGGATTGTGAAAATCCAG GCCCATGTGAGGGGACATCAAGTTCGCAGACAATACACAAAGCTTGTTTGGTCTGTCGGTTTAGTTGAAAAGATAATCCTACGATGGAGGCGTAAAGGTGCTGGTCTACGAGGATTTCGGGTGCAAACTGCAACCAATAAGACAGTAGCAGGGATTGAGATAGATGACGAATACGAATTTTTACAAGTTGGTCAACAACAAAAAGTTGATGGGATTGAGAAAGCTCTAGCAAGAGTGAAGTCCATGGCTCGTGATCAAGAAGCGCGTGAGCAATACATGAGGCTAACTACAAAATTTGGGGAATCAAAG GATAGTGACTGA
- the LOC105777170 gene encoding calmodulin-binding transcription activator 2 isoform X1 has protein sequence MAQGRRYLPNQQLDLQQILQEAQHRWLRPVEVCEILGNYTKFRLSDKPPSRPSAGSLYLFDRKTIRYFRKDGHDWRKKKDGKTVREAHEKLKIGSVDVLHCYYAHGQFNENFQRRCYWMLDGQFEHIVFVHYREVKEGYRSGISCLLADPGSLSESLQTGSTPSPAHENSPAATIQVSPASTSKIGWNRKTLSSEFEDVDSGDDPSSDAPDQPIYGSKSCTASVEPEVAGFPESGRNPPGSWLGESNFNHNTVYGSSFWPGSHHLATNNISMLDHKLYVEQPTTSDFIIKEAQVRLHDVSDAVTCGDKLINDGDVQAVGEYPEKLIQELQGHDFNFIGLQSQNYSGPQKVVSTSMQNEKEPKGIDKNNDEPGELKKLDSFGRWMDKEIGGDCDDSLMASDSANYWSTLNTETDDKEVSSLSRHMQLDIDSLGPSLSQEQLFSIVDFSPDWAYSGVGTKVLLVGNFLKNKELPSAAKWGCMFGEIEVSAEVLTKNVIRCQVPSHVPGRVPFYITCSNRLACSEVREFEYREKPPGFSFFTAVKCTAQEEMHLQVCLAKLLHTGPGRKWLDCSVEECDKCKLKSSICSMGEASANDCIQSKEGLILNLLKQKLSQWLIQKVHEDGKGPLILDDKGHGVIHLAASLGYEWAMNPIVAAGISPNFRDAKGRTALHWASYFGREETVIALIKLGASPGAVDDPTPNFPGGRTAADLASSRGHKGIAGYLAEANLTTHLSSLTVNQNVVGNDAATKPAQEAIETPSEVAPSNRTLDDNCSLKGSLAAVRKSAHAAALIQAAFRTRSAHFRQLTKGNDDMSEISLELGILGSLNRLQKTCHFGDYLHTAASKIQQKYRGWKGRKEFLKIRNRIVKIQAHVRGHQVRRQYTKLVWSVGLVEKIILRWRRKGAGLRGFRVQTATNKTVAGIEIDDEYEFLQVGQQQKVDGIEKALARVKSMARDQEAREQYMRLTTKFGESKVNFQLLL, from the exons ACTTGGCAACTACACCAAGTTTCGTTTATCAGACAAGCCACCTTCTAGGCCTTCAG CTGGATCTTTGTACCTGTTTGACCGGAAAACAATTCGGTACTTTCGTAAAGATGGTCATGATTGGAGGAAAAAGAAGGATGGAAAAACTGTCAGAGAAGCTCATGAAAAGTTGAag ATTGGAAGTGTGGATGTTCTTCACTGTTACTATGCACATGGTCAgtttaatgagaattttcagCGACGTTGCTACTGGATGCTTGATGG GCAGTTCGAGCATATTGTTTTTGTTCATTACAGAGAAGTAAAAGAG GGGTACAGGTCTGGAATCTCCTGTTTACTAGCGGATCCAGGATCACTGAGTGAAAGCCTGCAAACTGGTTCAACTCCTTCCCCAGCACATGAAAATTCACCTGCTGCTACTATTCAGGTATCTCCCGCATCAACCAGCAAAATTGGTTGGAACAGGAAAACATTATCTTCCGAATTTGAGGATGTTGACTCTGGGGATGATCCAAGTTCCGATGCTCCTGACCAACCCATATATGGTTCCAAGTCTTGTACTGCTTCAGTGGAGCCTGAAGTTGCTG GTTTTCCAGAATCAGGGAGGAATCCTCCTGGTTCATGGCTTGGAGAATCTAATTTTAATCACAACACTGTGTATGGGTCATCTTTCTGGCCTGGCAGCCATCACTTGGCCACCAATAACATTAGTATGCTAGATCATAAGCTCTATGTTGAACAGCCTACGACATCTGACTTTATAATTAAGGAAGCACAGGTGAGACTGCATGATGTCTCAGATGCTGTAACATGTGGAGATAAGTTAATCAATGATGGAGATGTCCAAGCAGTTGGAGAATATCCGGAGAAACTAATCCAG GAGCTACAGGGGCATGATTTCAATTTCATAGGTTTGCAGTCTCAGAATTATTCTGGTCCTCAAAAGGTAGTCTCCACTTCCATGCAAAATGAGAAGGAACCCAAAGGcattgataaaaataatgatgaaccAGGAGAGCTGAAAAAACTTGATAGCTTTGGAAGATGGATGGATAAAGAAATTGGTGGAGATTGTGATGATTCCTTGATGGCTTCTGACTCTGCCAATTATTGGAGTACACTTAACACTGAGACTGATGACAAGGAAGTATCCAGTTTATCACGCCATATGCAGTTGGATATTGATTCCTTGGGTCCTTCTCTTTCTCAGGAACAGTTATTTAGCATTGTTGATTTCTCACCTGACTGGGCATATTCAGGTGTTGGAACAAAG GTTTTACTTGTCGGAAATTTCTTGAAAAACAAGGAGCTTCCTAGTGCTGCCAAATGGGGCTGTATGTTTGGTGAAATTGAAGTTTCTGCTGAGGTTTTGACTAAAAATGTTATCCGTTGTCAAGTTCCTTCTCATGTGCCTGGACGTGTTCCATTTTATATCACCTGCAGCAACAGATTGGCGTGCAGTGAGGTAAGAGAGTTTGAATATCGTGAAAAGCCACctggattttcattttttacagCTGTTAAATGTACAGCACAAGAGGAAATGCACTTGCAAGTTTGTTTGGCAAAATTGTTACATACTGGCCCAGGGAGAAAGTGGTTGGATTGTTCTGTTGAGGAGTGTGATAAATGTAAGCTGAAAAGTAGCATATGTTCGATGGGAGAAGCAAGTGCAAATGATTGTATACAATCTAAAGAGGGTTTGATTCTGAATTTGCTAAAACAAAAACTTTCTCAGTGGCTGATACAGAAAGTCCATGAAGATGGCAAAGGTCCACTGATTCTGGATGACAAAGGTCATGGAGTTATACATTTGGCTGCTTCTCTTGGTTATGAGTGGGCAATGAACCCTATAGTTGCTGCAGGCATAAGTCCTAATTTTAGAGATGCAAAAGGTAGAACGGCGCTTCACTGGGCATCATATTTTGGAAG AGAAGAGACTGTCATTGCACTTATTAAGCTAGGTGCTTCTCCTGGTGCTGTTGATGATCCTACACCAAATTTCCCTGGTGGAAGAACGGCTGCTGACTTAGCATCAAGTAGAGGGCACAAAGGAATAGCAGGATACCTGGCTGAAGCTAATTTGACCACCCATCTTTCTTCATTGACCGTTAACCAAAATGTGGTAGGCAATGATGCTGCAACTAAACCAGCACAAGAGGCCATTGAGACTCCTTCTGAAGTTGCTCCGTCTAATAGGACATTAGATGACAATTGCTCATTGAAAGGGTCCCTTGCTGCTGTTAGAAAATCAGCTCATGCAGCTGCTCTGATCCAAGCTGCTTTTCGCACTCGCTCAGCCCATTTCAGACAATTAACTAAAGGCAATGATGATATGTCCGAAATATCACTTGAATTAGGTATTCTTGGGTCTTTGAACAGGCTTCAGAAGACATGTCATTTTGGAGACTATTTGCACACTGCAGCTTCAAAGATCCAACAGAAGTATCGTGGCTGGAAAGGAAGGAAGGAATTTTTGAAGATACGAAATCGGATTGTGAAAATCCAG GCCCATGTGAGGGGACATCAAGTTCGCAGACAATACACAAAGCTTGTTTGGTCTGTCGGTTTAGTTGAAAAGATAATCCTACGATGGAGGCGTAAAGGTGCTGGTCTACGAGGATTTCGGGTGCAAACTGCAACCAATAAGACAGTAGCAGGGATTGAGATAGATGACGAATACGAATTTTTACAAGTTGGTCAACAACAAAAAGTTGATGGGATTGAGAAAGCTCTAGCAAGAGTGAAGTCCATGGCTCGTGATCAAGAAGCGCGTGAGCAATACATGAGGCTAACTACAAAATTTGGGGAATCAAAGGTAAATTTTCAGCTTTTGTTGTAA